Part of the Cohnella candidum genome, TGAAAATGTTGCCGAACTCATACGGCGTCATGTAGCCGACGGTGTCCGGAATGTTGACGACGGTCGCTCCCGCGCGGATGGCCATTTCGGTTACTTCGCAGAGGAAATCCAGCTCCGTGCGGCCGGCATCCTCGGGGGAGAACTCGATTTTATCGAAGTATTGCTTGGCGTAACGGATCGCCTTCTCCGCCGTTTCCAGCACTTGCTCCTTCTCCATCTTCAGCTTATGCTTCCGGTGGATCGGCGAAGTCGCCAGAAACACGTGAATGCCCGGGTCCTGGGCGCCTTTAAGCGCTTCCCGAACCGCGTCGATGTCCGGCTCGCGGGAACGCGCCAGACCGATGACGGTCGCGTTCTTGACGGCCCGAGCCACGGCGTTGACCGCGGCCAAGTCGCCCGGCGACGCCGCCGGAAAGCCGGCTTCGATCCGGTCGACGCCGAGCTTCTCGAGCTGCAGCGCGATCTCCACTTTCTCTTGGGTATTCAGGTTCACGCCCGGGGACTGTTCGCCGTCGCGGAGCGTCGTGTCGAAAATATAGATTTTACGCATGGCAGGGAATTCCCGCACCTCCTGAAAAGCACGTTAGACCGCTCATAATGGCCTTTTTAGGATTATATCACAAAGCCCCGGCGTACTGCCGGGGCCCCAGGTCTATCGAATTTATTTCTTGATCCAGTGCATCAAGCCGCGGAGCTGCGCGCCGACTTGCTCGATCGGGTGCTCGGCTTCGTTGCGGCGGGTCGCGGTCAGGAACGCGCGGCCGGATTGGTTTTCGAGGATGAAGTCGCGGGCGAACTTGCCTTGCTGGATGTCGCTCAGGACCGCTTTCATCGCTTTCTTCGTTTCGTCCGTTACGATGCGCGGGCCGGTGACGTAGTCGCCGTATTCCGCCGTGTTGGAGATGGAGTCGCGCATCGTGGCGAGGCCGCCCTCGTACATGAGGTCAACGATCAGCTTCAGCTCGTGCAAGCACTCGAAGTAAGCCATTTCCGGAGCGTAGCCGGCTTCGACCAGCGTTTCGAAGCCCGCTTTGACCAGCGCGCTCGCGCCGCCGCAGAGGACGGCTTGCTCGCCGAACAGGTCGGTTTCGGTTTCTTCTTTAAACGTCGTTTCGATGACGCCCGCGCGGGTACAGCCGATGCCTTTGGCATAAGCCATGCCGATTTCGAACGCTTTGCCCGTGCCGTTCTGGTGGATGGCGATCAGGCCGGGAACGCCGAAGCCTTCGACGTACGTGCGGCGGACCATGTGGCCCGGCGATTTCGGAGCGACGAGCAGAACGTCGGCGTCCGCCGGAGCGACGATCTGGCCGAAATGAACGTTAAAGCCGTGGGAGAACATCAGGGCCGCGCCTTTTTTGAGGTTCGGCTCGATTTCGTTTTTGTAGACGGCAGCTTGCGTTTCGTCCGGCATCAGGATTTGCACGATGTCCGCTTTGCGGGTCGCGTCGGCGACGGACAGCACTTCGAAGCCGTCGTTGCGGGCTTTGTCCGCGGATTTGCCGTTACGGAGACCGATGATGACGGAAACGCCGCTGTCGCGAAGGTTTTGGGCTTGGGCATGGCCTTGGCTGCCGTAGCCGATGACCGCGATCGTTTTGCCTTTCAGTACGCCGAGATCGGCGTCTTTCTCGTGAAACAGGTTGACTGCCATGAAATGAGTACCTCCTTGAGTTTGAATGCTCTAATATGGCGACCCTCGAAGCGGGCGTTCCAGAAGCGGAACCTACCGGACGAGCCTTGGCCCTTCACGGATGCGTCTGCTCCTCGAACCCCCGCTCCGACAGTTGCTTGAAGCGGGAAAAGGTTAGTGCGTTAAAGCGTTGCGGTGCGACAATTAACGGTTGCCGCGGGTCATCGCGGTAACGCCGGTCCGGGACAATTCGCGAATCCCGTACGGCTTGAGCAATTCGACCATCGCGTCGATCTTCTCCGTGTCCCCGACCACTTGCACGATCAGGGAAGCAGGACCGATGTCGACCACGGCTGCGCGGAACGTCTCCACGATACCGAGAATTTCGGGACGGGCGGCCGGCTCGGCGCCGACCTTGATCAGGCCGAGCTCGCGCGCCACCATCGGGTTGGAACTGACATCCACGACCTTGATGACGTCGATGAGTTTGTACAGCTGCTTCTGAACCTGCTCCAGCGTACGGTCGTCGCCGGTCGTGACGATGACCATCCGGGAAAGGCCCGGCTCCTCGGAGGAGCCGACGGTGATGCTGTCGATGTTGAAACCGCGCCGGCCGAACAGGCCGGATACCCGCTGCATGACCCCGGGCTGGTCGTTGACGAGAATGGAGATCGTATGTTTGCTCATTCGGAATCCCCCATGATCATTTGGTCGATCGTGCTTCCCTGGGTGACCATCGGATACACGTTCTCATCCCGGCGGACGACGAATTCCACGACGGCCGGTCCGGGGTGCTGAAGGGCTTCTTCCCATACCCGGCGGGCTTCTTCTTTGTTCGTGGCGCGGAATGCTTTCACGCCGTATGCTTCCGCCAGCTTGACGAAGTCCGGGCT contains:
- the ilvC gene encoding ketol-acid reductoisomerase, producing the protein MAVNLFHEKDADLGVLKGKTIAVIGYGSQGHAQAQNLRDSGVSVIIGLRNGKSADKARNDGFEVLSVADATRKADIVQILMPDETQAAVYKNEIEPNLKKGAALMFSHGFNVHFGQIVAPADADVLLVAPKSPGHMVRRTYVEGFGVPGLIAIHQNGTGKAFEIGMAYAKGIGCTRAGVIETTFKEETETDLFGEQAVLCGGASALVKAGFETLVEAGYAPEMAYFECLHELKLIVDLMYEGGLATMRDSISNTAEYGDYVTGPRIVTDETKKAMKAVLSDIQQGKFARDFILENQSGRAFLTATRRNEAEHPIEQVGAQLRGLMHWIKK
- the ilvN gene encoding acetolactate synthase small subunit, with protein sequence MSKHTISILVNDQPGVMQRVSGLFGRRGFNIDSITVGSSEEPGLSRMVIVTTGDDRTLEQVQKQLYKLIDVIKVVDVSSNPMVARELGLIKVGAEPAARPEILGIVETFRAAVVDIGPASLIVQVVGDTEKIDAMVELLKPYGIRELSRTGVTAMTRGNR